One stretch of Candidatus Deferrimicrobium sp. DNA includes these proteins:
- a CDS encoding Wzz/FepE/Etk N-terminal domain-containing protein, with product MEDPPPVEYREDEIDLGSYFAILRKAWWKVALLSLAVGIVTLVVMFQMRNIYRATAVITPPVDEKKQLPALGALASFGVSIGGPSSVEDLESLFKSNDLTVRVFRKYNLWPIVLADEFDPSTGKVIPAWTDRLFGNEKGPRPPGDWDAIRSAKDHLKVSLNKRSGTVSVSFESPSPEGSANIVRYFLEEGKNSLQEEALDRAIRNKKFIQEQIGKTVDALNRDRLYSLLGQEVEREMMARNREQFGFRVIDSPRIPDRRSKPEKWLGALMATLISGFAFSIYFFARDRRRRTEDDGVSATLPMEGR from the coding sequence ATGGAAGATCCCCCCCCCGTGGAATACCGGGAAGACGAAATCGACCTGGGAAGTTACTTTGCGATCCTGCGGAAGGCCTGGTGGAAGGTGGCCCTGCTTTCCTTGGCGGTCGGTATTGTGACCCTGGTCGTAATGTTTCAGATGCGGAACATCTATCGGGCGACCGCGGTGATCACCCCTCCCGTCGATGAAAAGAAGCAACTTCCCGCTCTGGGCGCGCTGGCCTCCTTCGGTGTAAGCATCGGCGGCCCATCCAGCGTCGAAGACCTGGAGTCCCTCTTCAAAAGCAACGACCTCACCGTTCGGGTTTTCAGGAAATACAACCTGTGGCCGATCGTCCTTGCGGACGAGTTCGATCCCTCAACCGGAAAGGTGATCCCTGCGTGGACGGATCGTCTTTTTGGCAACGAGAAGGGACCGAGGCCCCCCGGCGACTGGGACGCCATCCGCTCCGCGAAAGATCACCTGAAGGTTTCCCTCAATAAAAGATCCGGGACGGTTTCCGTTTCCTTTGAATCTCCCTCCCCGGAAGGTTCCGCGAACATCGTGAGATATTTCCTCGAAGAAGGGAAAAACAGCCTTCAGGAAGAGGCGCTGGATCGAGCAATCAGGAACAAGAAGTTCATCCAGGAACAGATCGGGAAGACGGTCGACGCCCTGAATCGCGATCGGCTCTACTCCCTGCTAGGCCAGGAAGTCGAACGGGAGATGATGGCCAGGAACCGGGAGCAGTTCGGTTTCAGGGTGATCGATTCCCCCCGGATTCCGGACAGGAGATCAAAACCGGAAAAATGGCTGGGTGCCCTCATGGCCACCCTGATTTCAGGATTTGCGTTCTCCATATATTTTTTCGCAAGGGATCGACGCAGGCGGACGGAAGATGACGGTGTTTCCGCCACCCTCCCGATGGA